A part of Caldicellulosiruptor owensensis OL genomic DNA contains:
- the fsa gene encoding fructose-6-phosphate aldolase has protein sequence MKLFIDTANVNEIREAHSWGIICGVTTNPSLIAKEGRDFKEVVNEICSIVNGPISAEVISLKAEGMIEEARDLAKIHKNIVIKIPMTAEGLKAVSVLSKEGIKTNVTLIFSAAQALLAAKAGATYVSPFVGRLDDIGQNGIELIKEIVQIFKNYPDIKTEIIAASIRHPIHVIEAAKAGAHIATVPFKVLEQMTKHALTDVGIERFLKDWEKVPKKS, from the coding sequence ATGAAACTTTTTATTGATACTGCAAATGTGAATGAGATAAGAGAAGCTCATTCTTGGGGAATAATTTGTGGTGTTACTACAAATCCGTCGTTAATTGCAAAAGAAGGTAGAGATTTTAAAGAAGTGGTCAATGAGATTTGCTCTATTGTTAATGGTCCCATCTCTGCAGAGGTAATTTCACTTAAAGCAGAAGGTATGATTGAGGAAGCAAGAGATTTAGCAAAGATTCATAAAAATATAGTAATTAAAATACCAATGACTGCAGAAGGGTTAAAGGCTGTATCTGTTCTTTCAAAAGAAGGTATTAAGACAAATGTAACCCTCATCTTCTCAGCAGCTCAGGCACTTTTAGCTGCGAAAGCTGGTGCAACTTATGTATCACCATTTGTGGGAAGACTTGATGATATTGGCCAAAATGGTATAGAGCTTATAAAGGAGATTGTACAAATATTCAAGAATTATCCTGATATTAAAACAGAGATAATTGCAGCAAGTATAAGACATCCTATACATGTCATTGAAGCTGCAAAAGCAGGTGCTCATATAGCAACAGTACCATTTAAGGTTTTAGAGCAGATGACAAAACATGCTCTGACTGATGTTGGTATCGAGAGATTCTTAAAAGACTGGGAAAAGGTGCCTAAGAAAAGTTAA
- the pgeF gene encoding peptidoglycan editing factor PgeF: MGFLRGNINGIEMLKVSAFEEYGVEGFFTTRQCCGRDNFNLSYKWAERKEEVDKNFRILFEALQINHRNIFYAKQVHKNDIIIVERGFDFFEYTPQIEADGLVTNVPGITLITMHADCFPVYIVDTKKRVISLVHSGWRGTLQHITENALQVLKKKFLSAAEDLLVAIGPGICRKHFEVGKDIYEMFLREFGDEVCLESEKGLFVDLKKAIMIDLKKNGIGSSQIICCEMCTCENEKLFFSYRRDHSKPERLGSMVAILRMVRK; encoded by the coding sequence ATGGGATTTTTGAGAGGGAATATAAATGGGATAGAGATGCTTAAAGTAAGTGCATTTGAAGAATACGGTGTAGAGGGTTTTTTCACAACACGACAATGTTGTGGACGTGATAATTTTAACCTGAGCTATAAATGGGCAGAACGAAAAGAGGAAGTGGACAAAAACTTTCGCATTCTTTTTGAAGCTTTGCAAATAAACCATAGAAATATTTTCTATGCAAAACAGGTGCATAAAAATGATATAATAATTGTAGAAAGAGGGTTTGATTTTTTTGAATATACTCCACAAATAGAGGCGGACGGACTTGTAACGAATGTCCCTGGAATTACACTTATAACAATGCATGCCGATTGCTTTCCTGTTTATATTGTTGATACAAAAAAAAGAGTAATTTCTCTGGTTCATTCTGGTTGGAGAGGGACTTTGCAGCATATAACCGAAAATGCCCTACAGGTTCTGAAGAAAAAATTTTTATCTGCAGCTGAAGATTTACTTGTTGCAATTGGTCCAGGGATATGTAGAAAACATTTTGAGGTGGGTAAGGATATTTACGAGATGTTTTTGAGAGAGTTTGGGGATGAAGTTTGTTTAGAATCTGAAAAGGGTCTTTTTGTCGATTTGAAAAAAGCAATAATGATTGACTTGAAGAAGAATGGTATCGGAAGTTCTCAGATAATATGCTGTGAAATGTGCACCTGTGAAAATGAAAAACTGTTTTTTTCATATAGAAGAGACCACAGCAAACCAGAAAGATTGGGAAGTATGGTGGCAATCTTGAGGATGGTGAGAAAGTAA
- a CDS encoding response regulator transcription factor, producing the protein MKNILIVDDEQHILELLKFNLRKEGYNTFEADSGVQALEILKNSKVDLVILDIMMSDKDGYEILKEIRFNRDTKNLPVILLSAKSEEIDKILGLELGADDYITKPFSVKELVVRVKALLRRVESLKPEVEDKVKFGDVEVDFSKRTVKKNNQDVSLSFKEFELLKLLIENKGRVLDRDFILQRVWGYEFDGDTRTVDVHIRFLRRKLEDDEKNPRYIETVRGVGYRFNERSE; encoded by the coding sequence ATGAAAAACATTTTAATAGTTGATGATGAGCAGCATATTCTTGAACTTCTCAAATTTAATCTTAGGAAAGAAGGATACAATACATTTGAAGCGGACAGTGGAGTACAGGCATTGGAGATTTTAAAGAATAGCAAAGTTGATCTTGTCATACTTGATATTATGATGAGTGACAAGGATGGATATGAAATTTTAAAAGAGATTCGATTCAATAGAGATACTAAAAATCTTCCGGTGATTTTGCTGTCTGCTAAATCTGAAGAGATTGATAAGATACTTGGGCTTGAGCTCGGAGCAGATGACTATATAACAAAGCCTTTTAGTGTAAAAGAGCTGGTTGTAAGAGTGAAGGCGCTTTTAAGAAGAGTAGAGAGTTTAAAGCCTGAGGTTGAAGATAAGGTCAAGTTTGGAGATGTAGAAGTGGACTTTTCAAAAAGAACTGTCAAGAAAAATAACCAGGATGTATCTCTTTCGTTCAAAGAGTTTGAGCTTCTGAAGCTTCTTATCGAAAACAAAGGCAGGGTGTTGGACAGAGACTTTATTTTGCAAAGGGTATGGGGATACGAGTTTGATGGAGATACACGAACGGTTGATGTACACATAAGGTTTTTGAGGAGAAAACTTGAAGATGATGAGAAAAATCCGCGTTACATAGAAACTGTCAGGGGTGTGGGATACAGGTTTAATGAAAGGTCTGAGTAA
- a CDS encoding bifunctional folylpolyglutamate synthase/dihydrofolate synthase, whose translation MLRMGMTYEQALDFIHSTYKFGTKLGLQNIRKLLEFMGNPQKGLKVIHIAGTNGKGSTCAFINQMLIEAGFRVGLYTSPFLESFNERIKLNNQPIDNQELTIITEFVKEKIEEMLKQGFSHPTEFEVVTAIGFEFFKRKNVDFVVLEVGLGGRFDATNVVENPELCIITSIGFDHMDILGSTIEKIAFEKAGIIKQNSKVILGVQRYKEVKEVISKVCKQQSAQLIEVEEDYHILKNALDGMVFDCVTPRGIYKNLEIKLLGIHQIENALNCIYAYECLREKYDIKTEALVRGLLNARWNGRFEVLISTPLVVLDGAHNVDGMRMLIENCKTYLSSRRIVAVVGILKDKEYEKMISLLKNLTGKIIFTLVPYQKRAFSEEEALDVSDRFGLEFIADFKDAIKYALGLCGEDGAVIICGSLYLVGAARSFLKNMLSVL comes from the coding sequence ATGTTAAGAATGGGTATGACTTATGAACAAGCTTTAGATTTTATTCATTCAACATATAAATTTGGTACAAAGCTTGGGCTTCAGAACATAAGAAAACTTCTTGAGTTTATGGGGAACCCCCAGAAAGGGTTAAAGGTTATTCACATTGCGGGCACAAACGGAAAAGGTTCCACATGTGCTTTTATAAATCAAATGTTAATTGAGGCAGGATTTAGGGTGGGGCTTTATACCTCACCCTTTCTTGAATCTTTTAACGAGAGAATAAAACTTAATAATCAGCCAATAGATAATCAAGAGCTTACCATTATTACAGAGTTTGTAAAAGAGAAAATTGAAGAGATGTTGAAACAAGGTTTTTCACATCCCACAGAATTTGAGGTTGTAACTGCCATTGGTTTTGAATTTTTCAAAAGGAAAAATGTAGACTTTGTTGTGCTTGAGGTAGGGCTTGGAGGAAGATTTGATGCAACCAATGTGGTAGAAAACCCTGAACTTTGCATAATTACATCCATTGGTTTTGACCATATGGACATTTTAGGTTCTACAATTGAAAAGATTGCTTTTGAGAAGGCAGGAATAATAAAGCAAAATAGTAAAGTAATACTGGGAGTTCAGCGATACAAAGAGGTAAAAGAGGTTATTTCAAAAGTGTGCAAGCAGCAGAGTGCTCAGCTAATTGAGGTAGAAGAAGATTATCATATATTGAAAAATGCTCTGGATGGAATGGTTTTTGATTGTGTAACTCCAAGAGGAATTTATAAAAACCTTGAGATTAAGCTACTTGGCATTCATCAGATAGAAAATGCTCTTAACTGTATCTATGCGTATGAATGTTTGCGAGAAAAGTACGATATAAAAACTGAAGCGTTAGTAAGGGGACTTTTGAATGCTCGGTGGAACGGACGGTTTGAGGTCTTGATAAGTACCCCTTTAGTTGTATTAGATGGTGCGCACAATGTTGATGGGATGAGGATGCTTATAGAAAACTGTAAGACGTATTTGAGTAGTAGAAGAATTGTGGCTGTGGTCGGAATTTTAAAGGACAAAGAGTATGAGAAGATGATTTCCTTACTTAAAAACTTGACAGGCAAAATTATATTTACTCTTGTCCCTTATCAAAAACGGGCTTTCTCAGAAGAAGAAGCTCTTGATGTTTCAGATAGGTTTGGACTTGAATTTATAGCTGATTTTAAAGATGCAATTAAATATGCATTAGGTTTGTGTGGAGAAGATGGTGCAGTTATAATTTGTGGTTCTTTATATCTTGTGGGTGCCGCAAGAAGTTTTCTTAAAAATATGTTAAGTGTGTTGTAA
- a CDS encoding sensor histidine kinase, which translates to MRLKLFGYTILVVVVITFLQGVLSYEAYKNIYIDENKRWLVAKINEVEKYIWCFGIDKLKDIYNKGYFRVTIVGSSGVVLYDSEADIKKMENHLKRPEIANANRVFGKVEFSMRRSKTLGHYFLYAAKKVEIHNTVIFIRVSVLLNKVDSILKKVLFNTLKFAIICIFLGIALAIGISSVLYQPLKGLISLISEGLEKFSIHDVRSTKDFRWLSLSFSKMYQLLEEKISESNILRKRLTSLLDSIDIGIIFFDVNKRILMFNRGAENILETNLKIGFSLLECVRVYELFEFLFQQDTKERELEISINNKLKFLKVSKKKISYEDGKEGILLILSDITFLKKLERVRSDFVANVSHELKTPLTSIKGFVETLKDGAIDDKDVAIKFLNIIEVEVERLVRLINDLLYLSEIENAAMPILDEKVAVKEVVLESIELLKIKAEKKNIQFDIKVPEGLEMNIYRDWLKQIFINLIDNAIVYNKENGKVWVTLEKPNGMVVIKVKDTGIGIPEKEIERIFERFYRVDKGRSRKLGGTGLGLSIVKHIVELYGGKIWVKSQEGSGSEFTVTIPIKKKADPHQ; encoded by the coding sequence ATGAGGTTAAAGCTTTTTGGTTATACCATATTGGTTGTGGTGGTTATTACTTTTCTTCAAGGAGTTCTCTCGTATGAGGCTTATAAAAACATATATATAGATGAAAACAAAAGATGGCTTGTTGCCAAAATAAATGAGGTAGAAAAGTACATTTGGTGTTTTGGCATTGATAAGCTAAAAGACATCTACAACAAGGGGTATTTTAGGGTAACTATTGTTGGTAGCAGTGGGGTTGTTCTTTACGACTCTGAAGCAGATATAAAGAAAATGGAAAATCACTTAAAAAGACCAGAGATTGCAAATGCCAATAGAGTTTTTGGAAAAGTAGAGTTTTCGATGAGAAGGAGCAAAACACTGGGACATTACTTTTTGTATGCAGCTAAAAAGGTTGAAATTCACAATACAGTAATATTTATAAGAGTTTCAGTCTTACTGAACAAAGTTGACTCAATTTTAAAAAAAGTTTTGTTTAATACTCTGAAATTTGCAATTATATGTATTTTTCTGGGTATAGCATTAGCAATAGGGATATCATCGGTTTTATATCAACCATTAAAAGGGTTAATTTCTCTTATTTCAGAAGGACTTGAAAAGTTCAGCATACATGATGTAAGAAGTACTAAAGATTTCAGATGGCTGAGTCTAAGCTTTTCAAAGATGTATCAGCTTTTAGAAGAAAAGATTAGCGAATCTAATATATTGAGAAAAAGGCTTACTTCGCTTTTAGACTCAATAGACATTGGTATAATATTCTTTGATGTGAATAAGAGAATACTCATGTTCAATAGAGGAGCGGAAAACATTCTTGAAACTAACCTCAAGATTGGATTTAGTTTGCTTGAATGCGTCCGAGTATATGAACTATTTGAATTTCTTTTTCAGCAGGATACAAAAGAAAGGGAATTGGAGATTAGCATAAATAATAAACTAAAATTTTTAAAAGTGAGCAAAAAGAAGATTTCTTACGAAGATGGTAAAGAGGGAATACTCCTGATCCTAAGTGATATTACTTTTTTGAAAAAATTAGAAAGAGTTCGATCAGACTTTGTGGCAAACGTGTCGCATGAGCTCAAAACACCACTTACTTCAATAAAGGGTTTTGTAGAAACGCTTAAAGATGGTGCAATTGATGATAAAGATGTTGCCATTAAGTTTCTTAACATAATTGAGGTTGAGGTAGAAAGGCTTGTAAGACTTATAAATGACCTTCTTTATCTTTCTGAAATAGAGAATGCAGCAATGCCCATTTTAGATGAAAAAGTGGCAGTTAAAGAAGTTGTGCTTGAGAGCATTGAACTTTTAAAGATAAAAGCTGAGAAAAAAAATATTCAATTTGATATTAAAGTTCCAGAGGGTCTTGAGATGAACATATATCGGGATTGGCTAAAACAGATTTTTATAAATCTTATAGACAATGCAATTGTTTATAACAAAGAGAATGGAAAAGTATGGGTAACATTGGAGAAACCAAATGGTATGGTAGTTATAAAAGTTAAAGATACAGGAATTGGAATTCCCGAGAAAGAGATTGAAAGAATATTTGAAAGATTTTACAGAGTGGATAAAGGAAGGTCAAGAAAACTTGGAGGCACAGGTTTAGGTCTTTCTATTGTAAAGCATATAGTAGAGCTTTATGGAGGAAAGATTTGGGTTAAAAGTCAGGAAGGTAGCGGCAGTGAATTTACAGTTACAATTCCAATTAAAAAAAAGGCTGACCCACATCAGTAG